In Corynebacterium aquatimens, one genomic interval encodes:
- a CDS encoding TerD family protein, producing MHDHPGVSTTLTMDEPAVQYRVAELALRRRNLLYLFPGQSDQATVEKFLGDMALLGYRVEDDQLPLIATADPRSLGVVVDRAREITGFNSAHLPTLNPDFRNTVPGLTESQLYARALAHYFYRGLGIQWLSPAPPEGVLAGTPLENRTPRPVRIATDADIAEIAASLIASSQPFSTTDADDIRALGAFIPQAVDVPIRENLALLAAHRVGGLDWAPLLKTPTDVLRVASELSGGDRSLGINTKFKLRRADRRFVVKLLEPLLSDENLHYIQAEEERWKRLMRALHPQEYPWAERVNEVRAMVHGPRHAWPKAHEWQIEDAVARRDHETLQALFAANPGDFARRLHALWRAMPADRDWLTAQFRHHAPDVSARVLVQMWNFFNSARSDELPYRVVMPKRSGSQAMYVLNTLAPGEDYTPIIEAIEHGLHGRLAGRRFRIETDMAHVVGGDPAARVTIPLGVRSASSGTRTVGRGTRIPVGDGAELRFFLHWRGQFVDLDLTAYFTNEDGSKLNAISYTNLRDDETRSFHSGDITHAPEGAAEYIQLHVASLLAEGYRYVVLNCFSYSRTLFANVEDAQIGILGGANLSTGQDFEASEVVARIDLTTPSFHATPAVVDLARRELIWLDWTVPVSDQVPVNVESTYNEIQLLLDNARHSAYMDVATYLRLAGADITDSPDAKALDPFHTEAILALLS from the coding sequence ATGCATGACCACCCAGGCGTTTCCACGACACTGACCATGGACGAACCAGCGGTGCAGTACAGGGTCGCCGAATTGGCTCTGCGTCGGCGTAACCTGCTCTACCTTTTCCCAGGCCAGTCCGATCAGGCTACGGTGGAGAAGTTCCTTGGAGATATGGCCTTGTTGGGGTACAGGGTGGAAGATGATCAGCTGCCTTTAATCGCGACCGCCGACCCGCGCTCGCTCGGCGTGGTCGTTGACCGTGCCCGTGAGATCACCGGATTTAACAGCGCCCACTTGCCCACGTTGAACCCGGACTTCCGCAACACGGTGCCGGGTCTGACGGAATCACAGCTGTACGCCCGTGCGCTAGCCCACTATTTCTACAGGGGCTTGGGAATCCAGTGGCTCTCACCGGCCCCGCCCGAGGGAGTGCTGGCCGGAACCCCATTGGAGAATCGGACGCCTCGGCCGGTGCGCATCGCAACTGATGCGGACATCGCGGAGATCGCCGCGTCCCTCATCGCATCCTCACAACCCTTCTCCACGACGGACGCGGACGACATCCGCGCTCTAGGCGCATTCATCCCGCAGGCAGTGGACGTCCCGATCCGCGAAAACCTCGCTCTCCTCGCCGCGCACCGCGTCGGCGGATTGGACTGGGCACCGCTGCTGAAGACACCAACCGATGTGCTGCGCGTGGCAAGTGAGCTTTCCGGCGGGGATCGATCTCTGGGAATCAACACGAAGTTCAAGCTGCGCAGGGCTGACCGAAGGTTCGTCGTTAAGCTTCTTGAGCCCCTGCTGAGCGACGAGAATCTGCACTACATTCAGGCTGAAGAGGAGCGATGGAAGCGCCTGATGCGCGCGCTGCACCCGCAGGAGTACCCATGGGCGGAACGTGTCAACGAGGTCCGGGCGATGGTGCACGGCCCGCGTCATGCTTGGCCCAAGGCCCACGAGTGGCAGATTGAGGACGCCGTCGCGCGCCGCGACCATGAGACTCTCCAGGCACTCTTTGCTGCCAACCCGGGCGATTTCGCACGCCGGCTCCATGCCCTGTGGCGGGCAATGCCCGCAGATCGGGATTGGCTCACGGCGCAGTTCCGTCACCACGCACCTGACGTGTCTGCGCGGGTGTTGGTGCAGATGTGGAACTTCTTTAACTCTGCACGCTCCGATGAGCTCCCGTACCGCGTGGTTATGCCTAAACGCAGCGGAAGCCAAGCGATGTACGTGTTGAACACGCTGGCTCCTGGGGAGGACTACACGCCGATCATTGAGGCGATTGAGCACGGACTTCACGGCCGACTGGCGGGACGACGCTTCCGGATTGAAACAGACATGGCCCATGTAGTCGGCGGCGACCCTGCGGCGCGAGTGACCATTCCGCTTGGCGTGCGCTCCGCCTCAAGCGGCACCCGCACCGTGGGGCGCGGCACCCGTATTCCCGTCGGCGATGGTGCGGAGCTGCGGTTCTTTCTCCACTGGCGCGGCCAGTTTGTCGATCTGGATCTCACCGCGTATTTCACGAATGAGGACGGCAGCAAACTCAATGCGATTTCCTACACCAACCTGCGTGATGACGAGACTCGAAGCTTCCACTCTGGTGACATCACCCACGCCCCCGAAGGGGCAGCTGAGTACATCCAGCTTCACGTCGCTTCATTGCTTGCCGAAGGCTACCGCTACGTGGTGTTGAACTGCTTCTCTTACAGCCGCACCCTGTTTGCGAATGTCGAGGACGCGCAGATCGGCATCCTCGGCGGTGCCAACTTGTCCACCGGACAGGATTTTGAAGCCAGCGAAGTGGTCGCGCGCATTGACCTCACCACGCCGTCGTTCCACGCCACCCCCGCTGTCGTGGACCTTGCCCGCCGCGAACTGATCTGGCTGGACTGGACCGTACCCGTATCAGACCAAGTGCCGGTCAACGTCGAGTCCACCTACAACGAAATCCAGCTACTTTTGGACAACGCCCGCCACAGTGCCTACATGGATGTAGCCACCTACCTACGCCTCGCCGGCGCGGACATCACCGATAGCCCCGACGCCAAAGCACTAGACCCCTTCCACACCGAAGCAATCCTGGCTCTACTCAGCTGA
- a CDS encoding MFS transporter, translating into MVALDNSILYTALPALNAQLDASPLQSLWIINAYPLLITGLLLGTGTLGDRIGHKKMFVAGLLIFGAASLAAAFAPSPWALVAARGVLGIGAAAMMPATLALINQIFTEERERNIAIGIWASAAVVGAAIGPVVGGLLLEYFWWGSVFFINVPIVLVALAGTFLLGPPNHPNPAKQWDATSSLYALIALSGLTMVIKQVTHPGANLPLIIAALVCAVIGTIAFHRRQKKLTDPLLTFDIFRNRVFAGGVLAAIGAMFVLIGMELTSTQRLQLVHGFTPFHAGLATGAVAVVAFPFSIAGGALLERIGFLTITGSGFTVSVLGAALSWWGSHSGSFAVLLSGFLLIGAGTSFIMSVSSIAIIGAAPPERAGMAAGVEEVSYEFGTLITVAVTGSLLPAVYASLLPPELQAKGMDAMYDPTTNPLAAPAYTSAHETVILFLAVTAAIFGVVTAWCFRDNPTSPVQETHHA; encoded by the coding sequence ATGGTCGCGTTGGACAATTCGATCCTTTACACGGCCCTTCCCGCCCTCAATGCGCAGCTAGACGCTAGCCCCCTGCAGTCGCTGTGGATCATCAACGCTTACCCACTGCTGATCACCGGCTTGCTTCTGGGCACAGGCACGCTCGGCGACCGGATCGGGCACAAGAAGATGTTCGTCGCGGGCCTACTCATCTTCGGCGCGGCCTCCCTCGCCGCTGCGTTTGCGCCGTCTCCATGGGCACTCGTGGCAGCACGCGGCGTGCTTGGGATCGGAGCAGCAGCCATGATGCCCGCCACACTTGCCCTGATCAACCAGATCTTTACTGAAGAGCGCGAGCGCAACATCGCCATCGGCATCTGGGCCTCAGCAGCCGTTGTCGGTGCCGCCATCGGGCCAGTCGTCGGCGGACTGCTTCTGGAGTACTTCTGGTGGGGCTCCGTCTTTTTTATCAATGTCCCCATCGTCCTCGTTGCCCTCGCGGGCACCTTCCTGCTTGGCCCACCGAACCACCCCAACCCCGCGAAACAGTGGGATGCCACCTCCTCGCTTTACGCGCTTATTGCACTGTCTGGTCTGACCATGGTGATCAAGCAGGTAACGCATCCCGGCGCGAATCTACCACTGATCATCGCTGCCCTGGTGTGCGCGGTAATAGGCACCATTGCCTTCCATCGCCGCCAGAAGAAACTCACCGATCCCCTGCTCACCTTCGACATCTTCCGCAACCGGGTGTTCGCTGGCGGTGTCTTAGCCGCGATCGGGGCCATGTTCGTTTTAATCGGTATGGAGTTGACTTCCACCCAGCGCCTGCAGCTGGTTCATGGTTTCACTCCCTTCCACGCGGGTCTGGCTACCGGCGCTGTGGCTGTAGTTGCGTTCCCCTTCTCCATCGCTGGCGGTGCGCTGTTAGAACGAATCGGTTTCCTCACGATCACCGGATCAGGGTTCACGGTTTCCGTTCTCGGCGCCGCACTGTCATGGTGGGGCTCACATTCTGGTAGCTTCGCGGTACTGCTTAGCGGTTTCCTCCTGATCGGCGCAGGCACCAGCTTCATCATGTCTGTCTCCTCCATCGCCATCATCGGCGCTGCCCCGCCCGAGCGAGCGGGGATGGCTGCCGGGGTTGAGGAAGTCTCCTACGAATTTGGGACCCTTATCACCGTTGCCGTGACCGGATCTCTCTTGCCTGCCGTCTACGCCTCTTTACTGCCACCCGAGCTGCAAGCGAAGGGCATGGATGCCATGTACGATCCAACAACAAACCCGCTGGCAGCGCCCGCCTACACCAGCGCACACGAGACAGTCATCCTCTTCCTTGCCGTCACCGCAGCCATCTTCGGCGTAGTCACGGCGTGGTGCTTCCGCGACAACCCCACATCCCCCGTACAGGAGACTCACCATGCATGA
- a CDS encoding copper resistance CopC family protein, with protein sequence MRYTSRIAIVSLSAAAIVASAPAHAHDPVVNAWPGDNATVKEFPGELKIEFSGEIKKDFNTFALSRVSDQEVLFSGEPTVDGRYATLDLPDDLAPEAGQYRVGFQIVSSDGHSTKGMTEFTYAPDGQVAPNGDAQGSDAGDNKPSSSDGSSSLTWLWALGGVVLIAGAALAMVGRTRQREALDAHDQRTREEVPGGEK encoded by the coding sequence GTGAGGTACACAAGTCGGATCGCGATCGTTTCACTTTCTGCCGCAGCGATTGTTGCGTCAGCCCCTGCGCACGCCCACGACCCGGTGGTTAATGCTTGGCCGGGGGATAACGCAACGGTGAAAGAATTTCCGGGGGAGTTGAAGATTGAGTTCTCCGGGGAGATCAAGAAGGATTTCAATACCTTCGCGCTGTCGCGGGTGTCGGACCAAGAGGTGCTGTTTAGCGGCGAGCCTACGGTAGATGGGCGGTACGCGACGTTGGACCTGCCGGATGATCTTGCACCGGAGGCGGGGCAGTACCGGGTGGGGTTCCAGATTGTGTCCTCGGATGGGCACTCGACGAAGGGGATGACGGAATTCACCTATGCGCCGGACGGGCAGGTCGCACCGAACGGGGATGCGCAAGGGTCGGATGCGGGTGACAACAAGCCGTCGTCAAGCGATGGCTCGTCCTCATTGACGTGGCTGTGGGCGCTGGGCGGCGTGGTTCTCATCGCGGGCGCGGCGCTGGCGATGGTGGGACGTACGCGCCAACGTGAGGCGTTGGATGCTCACGATCAGCGCACGCGGGAAGAGGTCCCGGGCGGGGAGAAGTGA
- the thrS gene encoding threonine--tRNA ligase yields the protein MTNGIAAAVEFEPFEVPAGTAVGAAMRELDLPNKGDNAIVVVQDAEGNLKDLSHVPEDTATFMPVPANTELGRSVIRHSCAHVLAQAVQQEFPDAKLGIGPAINDGFYYDFDVKEPFTPEDLKALEKRMKKIIKQGQKFVRGVYASAEEAAEDLKDEPYKLELIQDKGSVDPNSDEATEVGAGDLTHYDNVNPRTNEVEWHDLCRGPHVPTTKYIPAFALTRSSAAYWRGDQANAGLQRIYGTAWESKEKLEEYQHMLAEAEKRDHRRLGTEMDLFSFPDEVGSGLPVFHPAGGIVRMEMEQHSRRRHIEAGYSFVNTPHVTKGDLFKKSGHLDWYADGMFPPMQLDGEWDEDGNCTKQPVDYYAKPMNCPFHNLIFDSRGRSYRELPLRLFEFGTVYRYEKSGVVHGLTRARGFTQDDAHIYCTEDQLEQELTDVLEFIISLLKDYGLDDFYLELSTKDPEKYIGDDEIWERSTNILESVATKSGLELVPDPAGAAFYGPKISVQAKDAIGRTWQMSTVQLDFNLPERFDLEYTASDGTKKRPVMIHRALFGSIERFFGVLLEHYAGAFPAWLAPVQVVGIPVADEFAPHLDAIVDKLKAHGLRAEVDHSDDRMQKKIRTHTQAKVPFMLLAGARDVEANAVSFRFLDGSQVNGVPVDEAIKLVTAWVGDQINEQPNEDNLNSLRGGAVAPESEESSAPREG from the coding sequence ATGACCAACGGAATTGCGGCAGCGGTAGAATTCGAGCCCTTTGAGGTGCCGGCAGGAACTGCCGTCGGCGCGGCGATGCGCGAGTTGGATCTGCCGAACAAGGGCGACAACGCGATCGTGGTTGTCCAAGACGCAGAAGGCAACCTGAAAGATCTGTCCCACGTTCCGGAGGACACCGCGACGTTCATGCCGGTGCCGGCGAACACTGAGCTGGGGCGCAGCGTGATCCGCCACTCCTGCGCACACGTTTTGGCGCAGGCAGTGCAGCAAGAGTTCCCGGACGCCAAGCTGGGCATCGGCCCCGCTATTAATGACGGCTTTTACTACGACTTTGATGTGAAAGAGCCGTTCACGCCGGAGGATCTCAAAGCGCTGGAAAAGCGCATGAAGAAGATCATCAAACAAGGCCAGAAGTTCGTCCGCGGTGTCTATGCCTCCGCGGAAGAAGCTGCTGAAGACTTGAAAGATGAGCCCTACAAGCTCGAGCTGATCCAGGACAAGGGCAGCGTCGACCCGAACTCGGATGAGGCGACCGAGGTCGGTGCGGGCGATCTGACGCACTATGACAACGTCAATCCGCGCACGAACGAGGTGGAGTGGCACGACCTGTGCCGCGGCCCGCACGTGCCCACGACGAAGTACATCCCGGCGTTCGCCCTGACCCGCTCGAGCGCCGCCTACTGGCGCGGTGACCAGGCCAACGCTGGCCTGCAGCGCATCTACGGCACCGCGTGGGAGTCGAAGGAAAAGCTCGAGGAATACCAGCACATGCTGGCGGAAGCCGAAAAGCGCGACCACCGCCGCCTGGGCACGGAGATGGACCTGTTCTCCTTCCCGGACGAGGTTGGTTCCGGCCTTCCGGTGTTCCACCCCGCGGGCGGCATCGTGCGCATGGAGATGGAGCAGCACTCCCGCCGCCGCCACATTGAGGCCGGCTACTCCTTTGTGAACACCCCGCACGTGACCAAGGGTGACCTGTTCAAAAAGTCCGGTCACCTAGACTGGTACGCGGACGGCATGTTCCCGCCGATGCAGCTGGATGGCGAATGGGATGAGGACGGCAACTGCACCAAGCAGCCGGTGGACTACTACGCCAAGCCGATGAACTGCCCGTTCCACAATCTGATCTTCGACTCCCGTGGCCGCAGCTACCGTGAGCTGCCGCTGCGCCTGTTCGAGTTCGGCACCGTCTACCGCTATGAGAAGTCCGGTGTGGTCCACGGCCTGACCCGTGCCCGTGGTTTCACGCAGGATGACGCCCACATCTACTGCACCGAGGACCAGCTGGAGCAAGAACTCACCGACGTTTTGGAGTTCATCATCTCCTTGCTCAAGGACTACGGCCTGGACGACTTCTACCTGGAACTGTCCACGAAGGACCCGGAGAAGTACATCGGTGATGATGAGATTTGGGAGCGCTCCACCAACATCTTGGAGTCTGTAGCCACCAAGTCCGGCCTTGAGCTCGTCCCGGACCCGGCGGGTGCCGCCTTCTACGGCCCGAAGATTTCCGTCCAGGCCAAGGATGCCATTGGCCGCACCTGGCAGATGTCCACGGTGCAGCTGGACTTCAACCTGCCGGAACGCTTCGACCTGGAGTACACCGCCTCTGACGGCACGAAGAAGCGCCCCGTGATGATCCACCGCGCTCTGTTCGGTTCCATCGAGCGCTTCTTCGGCGTCCTGCTTGAGCACTACGCCGGTGCCTTCCCCGCGTGGCTCGCTCCTGTCCAGGTCGTGGGAATCCCCGTCGCCGACGAGTTCGCGCCGCACCTCGACGCAATCGTCGACAAGCTCAAAGCCCACGGTCTTCGTGCGGAGGTCGACCACTCCGACGACCGCATGCAGAAGAAGATCCGCACCCACACCCAAGCTAAGGTGCCGTTCATGCTTCTCGCCGGCGCGCGCGACGTCGAAGCGAACGCCGTGAGCTTCCGCTTCCTCGACGGCAGCCAAGTCAACGGCGTCCCAGTGGATGAGGCAATTAAGCTAGTCACCGCATGGGTGGGTGACCAGATCAACGAGCAGCCGAACGAAGACAACCTGAACTCGCTGCGTGGCGGGGCTGTCGCTCCCGAGAGCGAGGAGTCCTCCGCCCCGCGCGAAGGCTAA
- a CDS encoding HIT family protein, which translates to MGNGDQFVDQGVGTPDRLERLWAPYRSAYITKIPGQREKREDPFIAAPQMSDEDGLIIARGETVYALLNLYPYNSGHLMVVPYRKVAELEQLNDEETAELMAFAKLAVRTLKKVSRPEAINVGLNLGKASGGSVGDHLHLHVVPRWAGDSNFMTVIGGTKVLPQLLQDTRALLADAWSEILFEDSYDKPENDGGGSDA; encoded by the coding sequence GTGGGTAACGGCGACCAATTCGTAGACCAAGGCGTAGGCACCCCTGATCGCCTCGAGCGACTGTGGGCGCCCTACCGCTCGGCCTACATCACCAAGATCCCCGGGCAGCGCGAAAAGCGTGAGGACCCCTTCATCGCCGCGCCCCAAATGAGCGACGAGGACGGCCTCATCATCGCCCGCGGGGAAACCGTCTACGCGCTGCTCAACCTCTACCCCTACAACTCCGGCCACCTCATGGTCGTGCCCTACCGCAAGGTCGCTGAGCTTGAGCAGCTTAACGACGAAGAGACCGCCGAACTCATGGCTTTTGCCAAACTCGCCGTCCGTACCTTGAAGAAAGTATCCCGCCCCGAAGCCATCAACGTTGGCCTCAACCTGGGCAAAGCCTCCGGCGGCTCAGTCGGCGATCACCTCCACCTCCACGTCGTCCCACGCTGGGCCGGCGACTCCAACTTCATGACCGTCATCGGCGGCACAAAAGTCCTACCCCAACTCCTACAAGACACCAGGGCATTACTTGCCGACGCGTGGAGCGAGATCCTCTTCGAGGACTCGTACGATAAACCCGAGAACGACGGGGGTGGTTCCGATGCTTAG
- the pgsA gene encoding phosphatidylinositol phosphate synthase — protein MLSMRARKPAAVIVEPIAKAFLHVGFTPNTVTVLGTLATIGIAVTLIPSDHLLTAAILSALFAAFDLVDGTMARLRGGGTAFGATLDASCDRITDGALFGAIVFWLVYVDQAPPVTVVAGLIVLVLSQVISYVKARGEAGGLEINGGLVERAERLIIALFGLGLEGLGVPHAIEVALWLLAAGSLFTVVQRLVKASRSEGASATIAPPAGA, from the coding sequence ATGCTTAGCATGCGCGCACGAAAACCCGCAGCGGTCATCGTCGAGCCGATCGCCAAGGCATTCCTGCATGTAGGGTTTACACCCAACACGGTCACCGTGCTCGGGACCTTGGCCACCATCGGCATCGCGGTCACACTCATTCCCTCCGATCATCTTCTCACCGCGGCGATCCTCAGCGCGCTGTTTGCCGCCTTCGACCTCGTCGATGGAACAATGGCTCGTCTCCGTGGTGGGGGCACGGCCTTCGGGGCAACGCTCGACGCCAGCTGCGACAGAATCACCGATGGTGCCCTGTTCGGCGCGATCGTGTTCTGGTTGGTGTACGTCGATCAAGCACCGCCGGTAACAGTGGTTGCGGGCCTGATTGTTCTAGTCCTGTCGCAGGTGATTAGCTACGTCAAGGCCCGCGGGGAAGCCGGTGGACTAGAAATCAACGGCGGTCTTGTTGAGCGCGCAGAACGCCTCATCATCGCACTGTTCGGCCTCGGACTGGAAGGCCTTGGCGTGCCACACGCCATCGAAGTAGCGCTATGGCTGCTCGCCGCCGGATCCTTGTTCACCGTTGTGCAACGCCTCGTCAAGGCGTCGCGAAGCGAAGGCGCAAGCGCAACCATCGCCCCGCCCGCAGGAGCCTAA
- a CDS encoding phosphatidylinositol mannoside acyltransferase, whose protein sequence is MAAFTESLSAAGYLAGWRIVRWMPNGVATRLFNAGADWAARKEKGTYYLRRNLARVVGEDNVTDELVRASMRSYARYWQEAFRLPSIAGKPALMRILDESINHGRPEIEATLARGKGLILTLPHSGNWDMAGMWLVNRYDQFATVAERLKPEVLFDAFVDYRESMGFEVLAASGSDTPPYERLKEVLEGNGIVCLMGERDLTPRGVPVNFFGEEATLPAGPAKLAIDTGAGLHVAHAWFEGTADNPRWGLLATPEVEVTTVEETTQRVADLFAENIAAHPEDWHALQPIWLSDRRKRSPNEENGH, encoded by the coding sequence GTGGCTGCGTTCACGGAATCACTTTCAGCAGCCGGGTACCTAGCCGGGTGGCGCATCGTTCGGTGGATGCCTAACGGTGTGGCGACGCGCTTATTCAACGCCGGGGCCGACTGGGCCGCGCGTAAAGAAAAAGGGACCTATTACCTTCGGCGGAACCTCGCCCGCGTTGTCGGGGAAGACAACGTCACCGATGAGCTCGTGCGTGCCTCCATGCGCTCCTATGCTCGCTACTGGCAAGAGGCATTTCGCTTGCCGTCTATCGCTGGGAAGCCAGCGCTCATGCGCATTCTGGATGAAAGCATTAATCACGGACGCCCTGAAATCGAGGCCACGTTGGCGCGCGGAAAAGGGCTGATCCTCACGCTGCCGCACTCCGGTAACTGGGACATGGCGGGCATGTGGCTAGTGAACCGCTATGACCAGTTCGCCACCGTCGCCGAGCGCCTCAAACCCGAGGTGCTCTTCGACGCGTTCGTGGACTACCGCGAATCCATGGGTTTCGAAGTTCTTGCCGCATCCGGAAGCGACACACCGCCCTACGAGCGCCTCAAGGAAGTGCTTGAGGGCAACGGAATCGTCTGCCTGATGGGGGAACGCGACCTCACACCCCGTGGGGTACCAGTGAACTTCTTCGGCGAAGAAGCGACCCTGCCAGCAGGCCCAGCGAAACTCGCCATCGACACCGGCGCCGGGCTACACGTCGCCCACGCCTGGTTCGAAGGAACAGCCGACAACCCTCGCTGGGGACTTTTAGCAACACCAGAAGTAGAAGTCACCACCGTCGAAGAAACCACCCAACGCGTCGCCGATCTCTTCGCCGAAAACATCGCTGCCCACCCCGAAGACTGGCATGCGCTGCAGCCCATATGGTTGAGTGACCGCCGAAAGCGGTCACCCAACGAAGAGAATGGGCACTAA
- a CDS encoding glycosyltransferase family 4 protein has product MRIAIVCPYSFDYPGGVQAHCIDLAQALRECGHDARVIGPGTASTKDSVPDFVTLGGGSVAVPYNGSVARIAFGPRTLKTVKKFLSEGDFDIVHIHEPNSPSYSLAALITASVPVVATYHTSAEASRLLKIARPFLRLALEKIYAGICVSETARRWQVEQLGGDPVLIPNGVDVGFYASGHAEPSPAHEKHVPEIVFLGRLDEPRKGFEVFARALGVLRERGIEPGKDLRVTVAGGGLAVPHADSPALQGVEFVGRISDEEKAELFRRADIYVAPNTGGESFGIVLIEAMAAGCAVIASDIEAFRTVGATSREHPAARVFPVGDAQRLADAIEELLGNESIRASLAAAGQARAQEYDWGVVVKQVLDVYEVVAGEKR; this is encoded by the coding sequence GTGCGTATCGCGATTGTGTGTCCGTATTCTTTCGACTACCCGGGTGGGGTGCAAGCGCACTGCATAGATCTGGCGCAGGCGCTGCGGGAGTGCGGACATGACGCGCGGGTCATTGGGCCGGGGACGGCAAGCACGAAGGATTCGGTCCCGGACTTTGTAACCCTGGGCGGGGGATCCGTGGCGGTGCCGTACAACGGTTCAGTGGCGCGTATTGCATTTGGCCCGCGCACGTTGAAGACAGTGAAGAAGTTCTTAAGCGAGGGTGACTTCGACATTGTGCACATTCATGAGCCGAACTCGCCGAGCTACTCGCTTGCGGCGCTGATTACGGCGTCCGTACCGGTGGTAGCCACCTACCACACGTCCGCGGAGGCATCGCGCCTGTTGAAGATCGCGCGGCCGTTTCTGCGGTTGGCGTTGGAAAAGATCTATGCCGGTATTTGCGTTAGTGAGACCGCGCGACGCTGGCAGGTAGAACAACTTGGCGGCGACCCGGTTCTCATCCCTAACGGTGTGGACGTGGGGTTCTATGCGTCCGGGCACGCTGAGCCGAGCCCGGCGCATGAAAAGCACGTGCCGGAAATTGTGTTCCTCGGGCGGCTCGATGAGCCACGCAAAGGGTTCGAGGTCTTTGCTCGTGCCTTGGGTGTTTTGCGCGAACGGGGGATTGAACCGGGGAAGGACCTACGCGTCACTGTTGCCGGTGGGGGACTCGCGGTGCCACATGCCGATTCACCGGCGTTGCAGGGCGTTGAGTTCGTAGGCCGGATCAGTGATGAGGAAAAGGCTGAGCTTTTCCGCAGAGCAGATATTTACGTTGCGCCGAATACGGGTGGTGAGTCCTTCGGGATTGTTCTGATCGAAGCGATGGCCGCTGGATGCGCAGTGATCGCGAGTGACATTGAAGCTTTTCGCACAGTCGGTGCAACATCACGCGAGCACCCGGCCGCGCGGGTCTTTCCGGTCGGTGATGCGCAACGGTTGGCGGATGCAATCGAAGAACTCCTGGGCAATGAGTCGATCCGGGCATCGCTTGCTGCCGCCGGACAGGCAAGGGCCCAAGAATACGACTGGGGCGTCGTCGTCAAGCAAGTGCTCGACGTGTACGAGGTTGTAGCGGGGGAGAAGCGATGA
- a CDS encoding acyl-CoA thioesterase, with amino-acid sequence MNLSDFNIATPSIEEIINLEQIDKDIFRGSGADSPLPRTYGGQVAAQCLSAATKTVEDDKIVHSLHGYFVRPGQSSRDTVFLVERVRDGRSFATRVVHAIQDGEIIFTMSASFHITDDQGIEHSDRMREVVPPEEALPLEKTGGELRFFSLWSQDWDVLVVPDDKFEHNPYTPSQQVVWFRSKRQLPDDQTFHICTLAYMSDLTLLHSAMVPHRDEQVQMASLDHAMWFFRDFRADDWLLYDQVSPSAHGARAMATGRIFDRAGNLVAMTTQEGLTRSLAAGKQSIPVKTEFER; translated from the coding sequence ATGAACCTCTCGGATTTCAACATCGCGACGCCCAGCATCGAAGAGATCATCAACCTCGAGCAAATAGACAAAGACATCTTCCGCGGCTCGGGTGCGGATTCACCGCTGCCCCGCACCTACGGTGGTCAGGTAGCTGCCCAATGCCTATCGGCGGCTACGAAGACGGTCGAAGACGACAAGATCGTCCACTCGCTGCACGGGTACTTCGTGCGACCTGGTCAATCCAGCCGCGACACGGTCTTTCTGGTGGAGCGCGTGCGCGATGGGCGCAGCTTCGCGACCCGCGTGGTGCACGCAATCCAGGATGGCGAAATCATCTTCACCATGTCCGCGAGCTTCCACATCACCGACGATCAAGGCATTGAGCACTCCGACCGTATGCGTGAAGTAGTGCCCCCAGAGGAGGCTCTGCCGCTGGAGAAAACCGGTGGTGAACTTCGCTTCTTCTCCCTGTGGTCACAGGACTGGGACGTACTCGTTGTGCCGGACGACAAGTTCGAGCACAACCCCTACACCCCCTCCCAGCAGGTGGTGTGGTTCCGCTCCAAGCGTCAGCTGCCGGACGACCAGACCTTCCACATCTGCACCCTTGCTTACATGTCGGACCTGACGCTGCTGCACTCCGCGATGGTGCCCCACCGCGATGAGCAGGTACAGATGGCGTCGCTGGACCACGCGATGTGGTTCTTCCGCGACTTCCGCGCTGATGATTGGCTGCTCTACGACCAGGTGTCGCCGTCCGCTCACGGAGCGCGCGCAATGGCGACCGGCCGCATCTTCGACCGCGCCGGGAACCTGGTTGCCATGACTACCCAGGAAGGTCTCACCCGATCGCTCGCGGCAGGCAAGCAATCCATCCCGGTCAAAACCGAATTCGAGAGATAA